In a single window of the Synechococcus sp. WH 8016 genome:
- a CDS encoding SDR family NAD(P)-dependent oxidoreductase produces MGGDFARTKVSSLHSIYGAYFLGLFKCLSIEHRHCKFKAVDLDASIDSHFNAKNIMEEIKYEGRLEVGYINNKRIVFNVKEVPFHLTYEKRTTENLIILVFGGARGITAECLKHIQDTECTLIIIGRSFEIDSRKEFANYNNFEELRKALIDHYKGEKIPSPAEINRECSNILRQKEINDNINILTNSRVTIEYKTADVTKLDDLESIVKDTYSQYGRIDGIIHAAGILKDKLFLDQNIDAFRQVYKTKVTVLEAIYRYIDIKNLSLLIFFSSVAGRFGNVGQSDYASANETISRFACYAKHLNTNLCVNSICWGPWDTTGMANESVKERFRQQKIIPIPLHSGVLMFEKAFLGGYINTVEVIAGKGPWVGYETHDTEKCLTSTIDQSSRLPFIESEIDYEPTGSVSYYFKIDKSNHIFLNDHKIDANPVIPATGAMELMAELVQKAWPDWIVTEVRSLRVLKGIVIESELMSKSIKVRAKPSTHAYANEFSVSASIVDNTTNQVYYSATVILGNSFPDSSNENFNSEKLLFNVNASDLYKNSLFHGPLFQLIEKTTEATTSGISSIVKGSTIQDWFSVIKQDQSWIFDPGLLDTGPQLAIVWARKMHNTTPLPSQFDSVIRYRKTSSSETFISILKIKDFDGINMTYDVFYYAENGELVIKMNGLKGTCIASLNRLSSQ; encoded by the coding sequence ATGGGTGGAGACTTTGCTAGAACCAAAGTCTCTTCATTGCATTCTATTTATGGAGCTTATTTTTTAGGACTATTTAAATGTCTATCAATTGAACACCGCCATTGTAAGTTCAAAGCAGTTGATTTAGACGCATCAATTGATAGTCACTTTAATGCAAAGAATATAATGGAAGAAATAAAATATGAAGGAAGGTTAGAGGTTGGATACATCAATAATAAAAGAATTGTTTTCAATGTTAAAGAAGTTCCTTTTCATCTAACTTATGAGAAGCGGACAACAGAGAATTTAATTATCTTAGTATTTGGTGGTGCAAGGGGAATTACTGCTGAATGCCTGAAGCATATTCAAGACACAGAATGTACCCTAATAATTATCGGCAGGTCGTTTGAAATAGATTCTCGTAAAGAGTTTGCAAATTACAATAACTTTGAGGAGCTTAGAAAAGCACTTATAGATCACTATAAGGGAGAAAAAATTCCATCTCCTGCAGAAATCAATAGGGAATGTAGCAATATACTTCGGCAAAAAGAAATCAATGATAATATAAATATATTGACAAATAGCCGGGTCACTATTGAATACAAGACAGCTGATGTCACGAAGCTCGATGATTTAGAATCAATAGTTAAGGACACTTATTCCCAATACGGAAGGATCGACGGAATCATCCATGCAGCTGGTATATTAAAGGATAAATTGTTTCTTGATCAGAACATTGATGCATTTAGACAAGTTTATAAGACTAAAGTAACAGTATTGGAGGCAATATATAGATACATTGATATCAAGAATCTGTCATTATTGATTTTTTTCAGTTCAGTTGCTGGACGCTTTGGTAATGTTGGTCAATCAGACTACGCATCAGCCAATGAAACAATCTCACGATTCGCATGTTATGCAAAACATTTAAATACTAATCTCTGTGTAAATAGCATCTGTTGGGGACCGTGGGACACTACAGGTATGGCTAATGAAAGCGTAAAAGAAAGATTCAGGCAGCAAAAAATTATACCAATACCGTTACATTCTGGTGTATTAATGTTTGAAAAAGCATTCCTAGGTGGGTATATAAATACTGTTGAAGTGATTGCCGGTAAAGGACCCTGGGTTGGGTATGAAACTCATGATACAGAGAAATGCTTAACATCTACTATTGATCAGAGTTCACGACTGCCTTTTATAGAATCTGAAATAGACTATGAACCAACAGGGTCAGTCAGTTATTATTTTAAAATTGACAAATCCAATCATATCTTCCTTAATGATCACAAAATCGATGCAAATCCTGTCATTCCTGCTACTGGAGCCATGGAATTGATGGCTGAATTAGTTCAAAAAGCATGGCCAGACTGGATAGTCACAGAAGTAAGAAGTCTTCGAGTATTAAAAGGAATTGTTATCGAAAGTGAATTAATGTCCAAATCGATAAAAGTAAGGGCAAAGCCTTCGACTCACGCCTATGCAAATGAATTTTCTGTATCTGCATCAATCGTAGATAATACAACAAATCAAGTTTATTATTCAGCCACTGTAATACTCGGAAACAGCTTTCCAGACTCAAGTAATGAAAACTTTAACAGCGAAAAGTTATTGTTTAATGTGAACGCCAGTGATTTATATAAGAATAGTTTATTCCATGGTCCTTTATTTCAACTAATTGAAAAAACTACTGAAGCAACTACAAGTGGTATTTCAAGTATAGTGAAAGGGAGCACAATACAAGACTGGTTTAGTGTTATTAAGCAAGATCAATCCTGGATATTTGATCCTGGTCTGTTGGATACTGGGCCTCAATTAGCTATTGTCTGGGCTCGTAAAATGCATAATACTACACCTTTGCCAAGTCAGTTCGATTCTGTAATTAGATACCGAAAGACAAGCTCTTCAGAAACTTTTATAAGTATACTTAAAATCAAAGATTTTGATGGCATTAATATGACTTATGACGTTTTTTACTACGCCGAGAATGGAGAACTAGTAATCAAAATGAATGGATTAAAAGGTACATGCATTGCCTCGTTAAATCGTCTATCCTCACAATGA
- a CDS encoding beta-ketoacyl synthase N-terminal-like domain-containing protein, whose product MTNSQPNDIAIIGVSALFPGSKNKDEYWSNIINKVNSITEAGDDWCQNYYDKGSELSNRINNNKGGFIGNISHFDPIKYGIMPNSVDGGEPDHFLALKLAYDALNDAGYIQKDFDRRNTGIILGRGTYINRGYNTLLQHGQIIDQTIEILRKVSPSLDSTLENRIRKELEDSLPPFNAEMAPGLVPNIITGRIANRLDLMGPNYIIDAACASSLVAVDQAIYELNSRRCNMMIAGGVHASTPPQINMIFCQLGALSDTTITPFSDHADGTLLSEGLGMVVLKRLQDAKRDNDRIYAIIKGIGTASDGRGLGLLAPKEEGEILALERAYKNANIDAGTIGLIEAHGTGIPLGDQTEIRSLSKVLGNIKKIHPTCAVGSIKSMIGHTIPAAGVASLIKTSLSLYYKVLPPTLCESINPELEIHKTRLYINTETKPWVHSSSLPYPRRAGVNAFGFGGINSHAVLEEYIPSDNSKNSKASSNIWPFELFLIQGNSWDEVNTKLIVLKKFIDNNPDCQVRNLAFYLSKEPNCSHRISFVTSSYTDLSQKIEKARMWLISSPINLKKPPKSIFANKIDEIDSNANCFLFPGEGSQYSGIIKDLAIYFPSIRHWLDILDSMSINERDLLASQVLYPAMGSISGETEDEVKKKLFEMDYSSEIVFITSLALYSLLEELGVPCKAMIGHSSGENTALVASGLIPINNENQIVEVMSSLNKIYKNCLKDEPIATGDLLACGGIQDETLDFLLSEYPNDVFLAMDNCPNQKILYCTNSVSSRVQEYLGINGAFIQLLPFNRAYHTPLFNKVATAFQEFYESFEYSRSDKKVFSCYSICEFPDNKESIVNLAVNQWTNTVNFAKTIELARESGIDTFIEVGPSSNLTNFIKDIFPDNAIAAFATNHRSKNSLSFFLELLAKLAVRHNLNLSLLFDGREVIDINIEDINPPSNNNGQLLKLNMPIMRLSTDTAAEFSSTLKHLSKEVITNSTENKTESVQASIDNKVKTKSLSSTNPEQSKSISSNSLQHNQEYLSIINEHSKLMNSFLISEQNTMNLVANSLNKNIQNSNLKHDPNELNHHTYPLLGSIVEANSSEIVFERTFSIDKDLFLIDHTLGANLSINNKLLVGLPVIPFTISMEIISEAADFACGGNNKVLEIKGIRGYRWLAIDEDSLTLTVKAKFVSNTNGETSIDAKIYQYNPDSKIGLQLVFEGIVVCSNSFRNYIPSHAISFLESDLKSSRWSDDELYKTGMFHGPRFQGVKKINGWSNKGIDATLQVISTSNFFEFTEQPQFRLDSGLIDAAGQLVGYWVSEQFGTDFNVFPFSVKSFSQFTDILPDESKYGVKAKLNLFQIVKLPLILSLWTNQVMS is encoded by the coding sequence ATGACAAATTCTCAACCTAATGACATAGCCATTATTGGCGTCTCAGCATTATTTCCAGGCTCTAAAAATAAAGATGAGTATTGGTCAAATATAATCAACAAAGTCAACAGCATTACAGAAGCTGGGGACGATTGGTGTCAAAACTATTATGACAAAGGATCAGAGCTAAGTAACAGAATCAATAACAATAAAGGTGGTTTTATTGGAAATATATCTCATTTTGATCCGATTAAATATGGGATAATGCCAAATTCAGTAGATGGTGGAGAACCAGATCATTTTTTAGCTCTCAAACTTGCTTATGATGCTCTTAATGATGCAGGGTATATTCAAAAAGATTTCGACAGGAGAAATACTGGGATTATACTAGGGAGGGGAACATATATCAACAGAGGGTATAATACACTTCTTCAACATGGTCAAATTATAGATCAAACAATTGAGATATTGAGAAAAGTCTCTCCTAGCCTAGATTCAACACTAGAGAATAGAATTAGAAAAGAGCTTGAAGATTCATTGCCACCTTTCAATGCAGAGATGGCACCAGGATTAGTCCCTAACATTATCACCGGTAGGATTGCTAATAGATTGGATTTAATGGGCCCAAACTATATTATTGATGCTGCTTGCGCATCTTCTCTTGTCGCTGTAGATCAAGCAATTTATGAGTTAAATAGTAGAAGGTGCAATATGATGATAGCAGGGGGTGTTCACGCATCAACACCACCACAAATCAATATGATATTTTGTCAACTAGGAGCTTTATCAGATACTACTATCACACCCTTTAGTGATCATGCTGATGGGACATTATTATCCGAAGGGTTAGGTATGGTAGTTCTTAAGCGATTGCAAGATGCCAAGAGAGATAATGATCGTATATATGCAATCATAAAAGGTATAGGTACTGCTAGCGATGGTAGAGGTCTTGGTTTATTAGCACCAAAAGAGGAAGGAGAAATCTTAGCTTTAGAAAGAGCTTATAAGAATGCAAATATTGATGCAGGAACTATAGGCCTGATAGAAGCACATGGAACAGGAATTCCCCTAGGTGATCAAACTGAAATTCGATCTCTATCAAAAGTCTTAGGGAACATAAAAAAAATTCATCCTACATGTGCTGTAGGAAGTATTAAGTCCATGATTGGACATACTATTCCAGCAGCAGGTGTAGCTAGTCTTATTAAAACATCTTTATCACTGTATTATAAAGTACTACCTCCTACGCTATGTGAAAGCATTAATCCCGAATTAGAAATTCACAAAACTCGTCTTTATATTAATACTGAAACAAAGCCTTGGGTTCATTCTTCTTCTTTACCATATCCACGTAGAGCTGGTGTTAATGCTTTTGGCTTTGGGGGGATTAATTCTCATGCTGTTCTTGAAGAATACATACCGTCTGATAATAGTAAAAATTCAAAAGCATCAAGCAATATATGGCCTTTTGAATTATTTTTAATCCAAGGCAATTCATGGGATGAAGTAAATACAAAACTAATAGTTCTAAAGAAATTTATAGACAATAATCCAGATTGTCAAGTACGAAATCTTGCATTTTATTTATCAAAAGAACCCAATTGCTCACATAGAATTAGTTTTGTCACCAGTAGCTATACTGACCTATCTCAAAAAATAGAAAAAGCAAGAATGTGGCTAATTTCTTCACCTATTAATTTAAAAAAACCTCCTAAATCTATTTTTGCCAACAAAATTGATGAGATTGATAGTAATGCAAATTGCTTCCTGTTCCCCGGTGAGGGCTCTCAATATTCAGGCATAATTAAAGATCTAGCAATCTACTTTCCAAGTATCAGGCACTGGCTAGATATCTTAGATTCAATGTCAATTAATGAAAGAGATCTACTTGCTAGCCAAGTCCTGTACCCTGCTATGGGCTCTATTAGCGGTGAAACAGAGGACGAAGTTAAAAAGAAATTATTTGAAATGGATTACTCGTCAGAAATAGTATTTATTACAAGCCTTGCATTATATTCACTGCTAGAAGAACTTGGTGTTCCATGTAAGGCAATGATAGGTCATAGCTCAGGTGAAAATACAGCACTAGTTGCATCCGGTTTAATTCCAATTAATAATGAAAACCAAATAGTTGAAGTCATGTCCTCATTAAATAAAATCTATAAGAACTGCCTGAAAGATGAACCAATTGCCACCGGTGATTTACTTGCATGTGGTGGTATACAAGATGAGACACTTGATTTTCTTTTATCAGAATATCCGAATGATGTCTTTCTTGCAATGGATAACTGTCCGAATCAAAAAATCCTATATTGTACAAATTCTGTCTCTAGTAGGGTTCAAGAATATCTAGGTATTAATGGTGCTTTTATACAATTATTACCTTTTAATAGAGCATATCATACGCCTCTCTTTAATAAAGTGGCAACTGCTTTTCAAGAGTTTTATGAGTCTTTTGAATACTCTCGAAGCGATAAAAAAGTATTTAGTTGTTATTCGATTTGTGAATTCCCAGACAACAAAGAATCAATCGTAAACTTAGCGGTTAATCAATGGACTAACACTGTTAATTTTGCAAAAACAATTGAATTAGCAAGGGAGTCTGGCATTGATACTTTTATTGAAGTAGGGCCAAGCTCAAATCTTACAAATTTTATAAAGGATATTTTTCCGGATAATGCTATAGCTGCATTTGCAACGAATCATCGCAGTAAAAATTCTCTTTCTTTCTTTTTGGAACTCCTTGCAAAACTTGCAGTAAGACATAATCTTAATTTAAGTCTTCTCTTTGATGGCAGAGAGGTGATCGATATTAATATTGAGGATATTAATCCACCATCGAATAACAATGGTCAGCTTTTAAAGCTTAATATGCCTATTATGAGGCTTAGTACCGATACAGCAGCCGAATTTTCTTCAACTCTCAAGCATCTATCCAAAGAAGTTATTACTAATTCAACTGAAAATAAGACTGAGTCAGTTCAAGCCAGTATAGATAATAAAGTCAAGACAAAAAGTTTAAGTAGTACAAATCCGGAGCAATCAAAATCAATATCAAGTAATTCATTACAGCATAATCAAGAATATCTTTCAATCATTAACGAACACAGCAAATTAATGAACAGCTTTCTAATTAGCGAGCAAAATACAATGAATTTAGTTGCCAATAGTCTCAATAAAAATATTCAAAATTCTAATTTAAAACATGATCCCAATGAGCTTAACCATCATACTTACCCCTTATTGGGATCGATTGTCGAGGCTAATTCTTCAGAGATAGTGTTTGAAAGAACCTTTTCCATTGACAAAGACCTTTTCCTTATTGACCACACACTTGGTGCTAATCTTTCAATTAATAATAAACTATTAGTTGGTTTACCTGTTATTCCATTTACAATAAGCATGGAGATAATCTCCGAGGCAGCAGACTTTGCTTGTGGTGGTAATAACAAAGTTCTCGAAATTAAAGGGATAAGGGGCTATCGATGGCTGGCAATTGATGAAGATTCACTCACCTTAACCGTAAAGGCAAAATTCGTTTCCAATACAAATGGGGAAACAAGTATTGATGCCAAGATCTACCAATATAATCCAGATTCTAAAATTGGCCTTCAATTAGTTTTTGAAGGTATAGTTGTTTGTTCAAATTCTTTTAGAAATTATATTCCCTCTCATGCTATTAGTTTTCTAGAGTCTGACTTGAAGAGCTCTAGATGGAGTGATGACGAATTATATAAAACCGGTATGTTCCATGGGCCCAGATTTCAGGGAGTAAAAAAGATTAATGGCTGGTCTAATAAAGGGATCGATGCAACTTTACAGGTCATATCAACAAGTAATTTCTTTGAATTCACAGAACAACCGCAATTTAGATTAGATAGTGGTCTTATTGATGCTGCAGGTCAACTTGTTGGTTACTGGGTCTCAGAGCAGTTTGGTACAGATTTTAATGTTTTTCCTTTTAGTGTCAAAAGTTTTTCTCAGTTTACAGATATTTTGCCTGATGAAAGCAAATACGGTGTAAAGGCGAAATTAAATTTATTTCAGATCGTCAAACTACCGCTTATTTTGAGTTTGTGGACGAATCAGGTGATGTCATAG
- a CDS encoding 4'-phosphopantetheinyl transferase superfamily protein: MDESGDVIACLEGWEDRYFDIPNEYYKCRLNPSSSFITKDIKPNHLYCQYLRAFPDGFLEDSWKIWMRVLAHLVLSKKEKKHWYALRSTQHQKDWLMGRIAAKNSVRKLVKDKFSILLSPVDISILNNDNGLPFVESPYLASNQVPSISISHHLGSAVAISSLTHKLGIDILNHASISHLDDLKIAFSEIEFNSLKRYDQFILLCAFSAKESVYKANSLSTWNPLDFMVKDVDTAQMIITISHAGVAYPVQCLHEEDNLVTFVLS; encoded by the coding sequence GTGGACGAATCAGGTGATGTCATAGCCTGCCTCGAAGGTTGGGAAGATAGATATTTTGATATCCCAAATGAGTACTACAAATGTCGTCTAAATCCAAGTTCATCATTTATTACAAAAGACATCAAGCCTAATCATCTATATTGTCAATATTTAAGAGCATTTCCTGACGGATTTTTGGAAGACTCATGGAAAATATGGATGAGAGTCCTAGCACATCTTGTTCTCTCCAAAAAGGAGAAAAAACATTGGTATGCTCTCCGTTCAACGCAACATCAAAAAGATTGGCTCATGGGACGTATTGCCGCAAAAAATTCAGTTCGTAAACTAGTTAAAGATAAGTTCTCCATCCTTTTATCTCCTGTTGATATATCAATATTGAATAATGATAATGGACTACCATTTGTAGAAAGTCCATATCTTGCAAGCAATCAAGTGCCTAGTATTTCTATTTCACATCACCTTGGCTCAGCAGTTGCCATTTCTTCGCTGACACATAAGCTAGGCATTGATATATTAAATCATGCATCAATATCACACCTTGATGATTTAAAAATTGCCTTTTCAGAAATAGAATTTAATTCTCTGAAAAGATATGATCAATTTATTTTGCTTTGTGCTTTTTCTGCCAAAGAAAGTGTTTACAAAGCTAATTCCCTCTCAACATGGAATCCCCTTGACTTCATGGTCAAGGATGTTGACACTGCTCAAATGATTATAACAATCTCCCATGCAGGGGTTGCTTATCCTGTTCAATGCTTACATGAAGAAGACAATCTCGTTACTTTTGTCTTATCCTAG